The sequence below is a genomic window from Venturia canescens isolate UGA chromosome 9, ASM1945775v1, whole genome shotgun sequence.
aatcacaaccgtgagtgcgagagagatagctgcaaattttgaaaaggaaatttttccacatcgttcgtccgatcgaaaaaataaaaatgtcatcggatttttgcgatcgtgctgcgtacgatgacatttttattattttaatcggacgaacgatgtcaaagagtttcaatttcaaaaattcgaggtgtgattaccgactgatccatcatcttaaagattgaaattggtaatgagcaccgGTATAACCTTcatatttgcttatttcggcattttgtttattcTAGGCTtagcccattcctgtcatagccttccgtctttttattaatcctttttttttatctatttccCTTGGCGCTTTCTAATGCAACTTTTTACATAGAAAACTagagtattttcgccagggacgaacgAAATTTCGGGTTTAGTCAGTGATGGGTCCCCGATTCATTCGCCAAAGATCAGtgggaaaaatttatttattacaattttgaatgaataactctgacattaattcagagtaaaaatatctttaattGGGGTGTAAAAATCAACTAAATTCAGCTCCGATAAAAGACGATTCTTCATCTacctttatttttttgtatatctgttgccaaaatgaaaaatttgctcGAGTCCTTCAGAGTGAAGAGAGCAGCAATGCTCCAACGTTTTCTactgtttattttcattagtgtggtgacgtttgaaaaaattctagtTACCTTTTTCAATGTACTGTCTCGTgtcgaagtttcggtgattTTGCAAAACATTGAAGTGTTCATGCGCCAACACTGCAGGAAAATCGATTAGGTTAAAAATAAGAGTGAGCCGAGTGCGCGTCTGCCTAATGATATTCGATCTACGCATTTCTGTGACACTTTAGAAAGCGTTATTTTTTGGGATGAGCTGATGCAAGTTCGTTCACAGGCTGACACATGGAGGAAGCGGAAGGACGCGATTCCGGATGCCAAAATAGCTGACACCGAATCTTCGAGTGAAATGTCATCCATTGACAAAATACTTGTGAAAAGATCCAGTAGAATTTCGTATTCTGAAGAAACTACGGATAACAACGAAACTACCGAGTGAATTGTTCAGTTTGAGTGCAccgaacgattttttcagaGCCATGCCGAATTTAATAGAGCGACGGAGAATGAAAAGGCGGTCGATAACGATGAGCCAACAACCAGTTTACAATATTTATTACACCGACGCCCAGGCGATTCCACAGTTGCCGAATTTCTCACGCAACCTCCTCCGAACTTATCCCCAGTTGGAACAATCGATTTATCCCCTTCAGAGGCTTCAGGATTCTTTTGCCATCCCTCAAAACAATCGGAATTACATTGCCGCCGATAATAACGGCCAAGAATATTTCAATGCCCCTcgaagcgatgaaaacgtcAAGAGAACCGAGAAAAAGCCGTTTTTTCCTGAAGAGAGCCAACGTCGATGTAAACTAGCGTTGAAAAACCGATCCGCCGAAACTCCTCGTTGTCTCCATCCACAACCGAGCTCACCGAAGAGCTGTCGGGGCTGTAAATCTTCTACGGAGCGTCGAGACACTTGCTTCGTCACGACGAGCGAATCACGAGGAAGCTGCAATCGCGTAAATTCGAACAGTCCACACATAACACTTCCGGCCCAGGCAATCGGCTCCAATCACGGTTACAGTATGAAGATCCAAGTTCTGACAACTCCCTTCAAGGCTAAAGaagttggtgaaaaaaaacgttccaaTGGTGTTGAATCAACGAGCGAATTCGACAACGATTCCTATTTCACTAAACAGGAAGTTCCGCTCGAACTTGAGGATAGACAAAATCGAATATGTCCACGTACGAGGGAAGCTAGGAAACGTGATTCCATCCTGTCGAAACTGAAAcgtaaaatgaagaaaaaacggtcGAGAACGATCGTTGACGATCCAGGTGACAGTTCGAGGTCAAACAGTGCTCTGGAAATCTTGAGCCCCAGGCAGCTCATCGAATCTTCTACGAATGTGTGTTCATCGATTGGAAATTCGCAAATTGAGCCAGAAAACTCGAGCCCCGTGGCTATCAACTTCGAAGAGGCACTGAAAAATCTCGAGGAAACTCTCAAGATCGATACGGAACCGACGGAACTGAAGAAAACATCGAACCATCAGTTCTCAGGCTCGTCGACACCTTTCGTTTGCGAAGCCTGCAAactcaaaaatcatttttaccttCGAGATCGATCTTCCCTCGGAAGAGTACGAAATTCAAGCAGATCTTTGCACGACCATTTCCAAGAGGTTTCCCACAATTCTGCCCTGCCTCGGAACTCGATTCCTCCTGAAGAAACACTTGACAATCGTTTACTCAATGTTCATTGTAATAAAACGAGACGAGACAAACAACTCTTCAGGGATCATTCACCACCCGAGAGGGACGAACCCACAAGGTCGTTGGGAAAAAGCACTCATTCTCAGGGCGCGAACCATCACAACGGCGCATGTCGTCACTTTCCTGATTCTAATCTTGCCTGTTGTGGACTCGTCATGTATGGCCAAGAACAGCCACTTTTTAAGtacgatttcaataaaaaagaaatcaaatttCAGGCAATGAATTCCGCTACAGTAACTGTTTTCTCATGTTTCGATCGAAATGAGTTGAAAACCAATGATCATTGATTCTCAACTCGCTCAAAAAAGGCTCCATCACGAGTCAAGTGCTTTgaggtacttttttttcataggtCAACGAAGGAACAATGTTGTATGAAAACCATTCCTGTCTGCGGCACCGTGAGCCAAGGACTTTCTCCAGGGTTCGATAAAACTGCATTTCCTCTAcgacaattttcaaatcttccaAATTTTACTCTGACCAGTTGAAATATGTTGATTATTCGTTGTAAAGATACGAACTCAACCATTCACCTTCTTATCATAATCGGGAATCCCTGCGTTGTCATCAACGATATCGAAAGAGATTTGATCCTGGAGCACAACACCGACTTCGACGTGATTGCAACAATTGTAGAAATCGGAATGAGCAGAATCTGGAATTCCCAACATCACCGGTTCTCAACACGCTGGCAAAAGCTGCGAATTTGATGCTTACATCGATCTTTGGAAGGACGAAATCCAGCGTGGTTCGTATTTTCAAATCATTCGTttgattacaatattttataatttttttttaagtttcgttgctttttcgaataaaacagCATCGTCTCGTTCGTtctgaatatttttcgtttcctttgttttttgttcatttattcATGGGACAAGCGCTGTCAAAGTAACAAGATTCTAAATCATGAGACGGTTAACCTAAAAACCGAAATATTGcgttgttttattaaattttgagtgtaAAAAATCTCGGATAATTTTCATTGTACTTTCGCAGTGAGTGACGTGTCCATGTTCGATTCTTTCGACAGCACAGGAAAAAGTTAAATCTACAAAATGTTGGTGCCAACGGAGACGAAGAATTTCATGAGAAGAAATCTTCAGTGATGAATCGAGGAAACCGAAAACCCTCGATACGTTAATGTTTGTaatttttcgttggaaatGTCAAGCGATTCTCGAAAGTTGGCTGGAGTCAAAGAAGCGTGGTTTCGAATGACAAACGACTGAGTTTTATCAGTATAAATTTTTCTCCTGGCAGCCATGTTCAAGCAGCGATTGAAAATAGTGAAGAAACACTGAAcggaattgaataattaacgaaaattttcaacacgAACGTTTTCGTTGATATGGTAGACAAAAGTGGGGATAAAAAATCCGatcgaataaacgaaaaatggaaaatctctGGCGAAAAATACGGAAGACGAAGAAACATCTTGAGATTCTGGCTCGTGCCAACAGATGACGTGGGTcaaatgaagataaaaataacTCGTTATTCGACGAAAGAAGCTTATTTGCTATCGGTCAAGAAGAAATGATGTGCTTCGGCggagcattcagaaattcataGAGAAAAAGGTAGGCGAAATTCCATCAGCAAATGTGTCGTTATCATTTGCAGTATGAGTTCGGAAGAAATCGGAAGCTCCTAATCGTTAAGCTTGTAATCGCGAAGCCAGTCCTCGtgcaacgagagaaaaaagcttctacgttcgaaagaaaaaatgggaaaaacgaAAACTGCGCGTCAAGCAAAACGCAGCAGATGCTATGAAACGGATCAACGGCAGATGACAGGAAACGTAAATATTTACATTTGTTCAGAAGCGAACAATAAAACAAATGATTCAGAAACGAGGCCTCAACAGGGGAATCCTTGTGTCGAGGATTACGAAACGGAAACAAACAGTTTTGGACAGTGCAGAACGGAGTCAGATCGATCTTCCGATTCCATGTATGATTCTCTTGAAATGAGTTCGAATCCGGCTCAATGCTCTGATGACATCGATTATCATCGTGGCAATGAACTCTTGTGTTGTCGCGGTACAGACGACGAATTGACTTCGACCGATTCCCCGACACTTTGCAGCAGTAACGGCTATTGTTATGGTAACAATAAGACGCGCAAACTGGATTTTCTCAGGCCAATAAACGGAAAATGTCTCGGTTTGGAAAATcgttactataaaaattgCAACAGGAACCAGAATCGGTTTATAGCGAGGAATGAGAATTGGAGTTGTCGGAATAAGATGGCACAACCCCAGCAAATCTGCTGTTGCCACAAATATAATCGTTCTCCAGATCGGAATTATAAAACCTGGCCAGAACGACCCTGCCAGCAAGAATCTGGCGTCAATCGATGTTCCCGGGTcactgaagaaacagaaaaaacagttcaCGCAGATGACAATGAAGTTGAAGAAAATATGGATATTAATGGGGATCAGTTTACCGATGAGGGGCTCATTTGCcaggaaaaggaaaaacatgTTGAAGACGAATCTTTAAGATCTGATTGTAGCTCTTTAAAACAAGACCCAGCCGGTGAAGACATGGTTGAGAACGATAATTGTCGACCAcggcaaaaaaaatgttcgagatCTGATTCTGGTTCTTCACAAGAAGAAGCGGTCAGTGGAGAAATGGTCGAAAACGAAAATGGTCAAcaggaagaaaataatttttcgagatCTGAATCTGGTTCTTTAAAAGAAGAAGCAGTCAGTCGAGAAATGGACGAGAAACAAAATTGCCCACAACTGACTGAGGAGGTTGTTCGAGATTCGAGATCTGAGTCTGGTTCATTAAAACTAGAAGCAGGCAGTCGAGAAATGGTCGAGAAACAAAATTGCCCAGAACTGACTGAGGAAgttgttgaaatttcttttgcTCCGATAGAACAAGAAAAATACAGTgataaaaattccgaaaacgaGATTAATCaacaagagagaaaaaaaacttcaagatCTGTTTCTCGTTCTTTGAAACAAGAATcagcagacgaaaaaatggttgaaaacgATAAAGAGCAAGGATGGAGAAAAAGGTTGTCAAGGTCCATTTTTGGTTTCTTAAAACAGAAAACAGCGAGTGAGGAAATGCCCGAGAACCAAAATGGTCAacagcaagaaaaaaagttctcAAGATCTATTTCTGGTTTTTTAAAGCCAAAAGTAGTCAGTGGAGAAATGGTCGAAAACGGAAATGGTCAacagcaagaaaaaaagttttcaagacttttttctggttcttcaaaacAAGAAGCAGTCAGTGCAGGAATGGTTGAAAACGGAAATGGTcaacaagaagaaaaaaagttctcAAGATCAACTTCTTATTCATCAAGACAAAAAGCACTCAGTGAGGAAATGATCGAGAACCAGAATGGTCGACAGCAAGAAAAACAGTTCTCAAGATCCATTTCTGATTCTTTAAAACCAGAAGCAGTCAGTCGAGAAATGGTCGTAAATGGAAATGGGCAACGGCAAGAAAAGAAGTCTTCAAGATCTGTTTGTAGTTGTCCAAAACAAGAAGTAGTCAGTGGAGAGAAGGTCGATAACCGAAATGGTcaacatgaagaaaaaaagttctcAAGATCAACTTCTTATTCATCGAGACAAAAAGCACTCAGTGAGGAAATGATCGAGAACCAGAATGGTCGacagcaagaaaaaaagttctcAAGATCTATTTCTGATTCTTTGAAACCAGAAGCAGTCAGTGGAGAAATGGTCGAAAATGGAAATGGTCAACAGCAAAAAAAGAAGTCTTCAAGATCTGtttctggttcttcaaaacAAGGAGCAGTCAGTCAAGAACTGGTTGCGAATAACAATGGTCGACAACACGGAAAGAAATCTTCGAGATCTGcttctggttcttcaaaacAAGAAGCATTCAGTGGAGAAACGGTCGAAAACGTAAATGGTCGACAGCAAGAAAAGAAGTTTTCAAGATCGATTTCTGGTTCTTTAAAACCAGAAACAGTCAGTGGAGAAATGGTTGAAAACGGAAATGGTCAacagcaagaaaaaaagttttcaagatCTGtttctggttcttcaaaaagaGAAGCAGTCAGTCAAGAAATGGTTGAGAATAACAATGAACGACAACAGAGAAAGAAATCTTCGAGAACTGcttctggttcttcaaaacAAGAAGCAGGCAGTGGAGAAATGGTCGAAAATGGAAATAGTCAACAGCAAGAAAAGAAGTTTTCAAGATCTATTTCTGGTTCTTTAAAACCAGAAGCAGTCAATGCAGGAATGGTCGAAAACGGAAATGGTCAacagcaagaaaaaaagttttcaagatCTGtttctggttcttcaaaaagaGAAGCAGTCAGTCAAGAAATGGTTGAGAATAACAATGAACGACAACAGAGAAAGAAATCTTCGAGATCTGcttctggttcttcaaaacAAGAAGCAGGCAGTGGAGAAATGGTCGAAAATGGAAATAGTCAACAGCAAGAAAAGAAGTTTTCAAGATCTATTTCTGGTTCTTTAAAACCAGAAGCAGTCAATGCAGGAATGGTCGAAAACGGAAATGGTCAacagcaagaaaaaaagttctcAAGATCAACTTCTTATTCATCAAGACAAAAAGCAGTCAGTGAGGAAATGGTCGAAATCGGAAACGGTCAacagcaagaaaaaaagttctcAAGATCTATTTCTGGTTATTTAAAACCAAAAGCAGTGCACGGAGATATGGTCGAAAACGGAAATGGTCAACAGCACGAAAAAAAGTTCTCAAGATCGACTTCTAATTCGTCAAGACAAAACGGAGTCAGTGCAGGAATGGTCGAAAACGGAAATGGTCAACAGCAAGATAAAAAGTTCTCAAGATCGACTTCTAATTCGTCAAGACAAAACGCAGTCGGTGCAGGAATGGTCGAAAACGGAAATGGTCAacagcaagaaaaaaagttctcAAGATCAACTTCTTATTCATCAAGACAAAAAGCACTTAGTGAGGAAATGGTCGAAATCGGAAATGGTCAacagcaagaaaaaaagttctcAAGATCTATTTCTGGTTATTTAAAACCAGAAGCAGTGCATGGAGATATGGTCGAAAACGGAAATGGTCAacagcaagaaaaaaagttctcAAGATCGACTTCTAATTCGTCAAGACAAAAAGCAGTCAGTGCAGGAATGGTCGAAATCGGAAATGATCAacagcaagaaaaaaagttctcAACATCGACTTCTAATTCGTCAAGACAAAAAGCAGTCGGTGCAGGAATGGTCGAAAACGGAAATGGTCAacagcaagaaaaaaagttctcAAGATCAACTTCTTATTCATCAAGACAAAAAGCACTCAGTGAGGAAATGGTCGAAATCGGAAATGGTCAACAGCAAGAAAAGAAGTTTTCAAGATCTATTTCTAGTTCTTTAAGACCAGAAGCAGTCAGTGAAAAAATGGTCGAAAACGGAAATGGTCAacagcaagaaaaaaagttctcAAGCTCAACTTCTTATTCATCAAGACAAAAAGCACTCAGTGAGGAAATGGTCGAAATCGGAAATGGTCaacaacaagaaaaaaagttccCAAGATCTATTTCTGGTTATTTAAAACCAGAAGCAGTGCATGGAGATATGGTCGAAAACGGAAATGGTCAacagcaagaaaaaaagttctcAAGATCTTTTTCTGGTTCTTTAAGACCAGAAGCAGTCAGTAAAGAAATGGTCGAAAACGGAAATGGTCAACAGCAAgacaaaaaattctcaagATCAACTTCTTATTCATCAAGACAAAAAGCACTCAGTGAGGAAATGATCGAGAATCAGAATGGTCGACAGCAAGAAAAACAGTTCTCAAGATCCATTTCTGATTCTTTAAAACCAGAAGCAGTCAGTCGAGAAATGGTCGAAAACGGAAATGGTCAacagcaagaaaaaaagttctcAAGATCAACTTCTTATTCGTCAAGACAAAAAGCACTCAGTAAAGAAATAATCGGAAACGGAAATGGTCAACACCAAgacaaaaaattctcaagATCAACTTCTTATTCGTCAAGACAAAAAGCACTCAGTGAGGAAATGGTCGAAATCGGAAATGGTCaacaacaagaaaaaaagttccCAAGATCTATTTCTGGTTATTTAAAACCAGAAGCAGTGCATGGAGATATGGTCGAAAACGGAAATGGTCAacagcaagaaaaaaagttctcAAGATCTTTTTCTGGTTCTTTAAGACCAGAAGCAGTCAGTAAAGAAATGGTCGAAAACGGAAATGGTCAACAGCAAgacaaaaaattctcaagATCAACTTCTTATTCATCAAGACAAAAAGCACTCAGTGAGGAAATGATCGAGAATCAGAATGGTCGacagcaagaaaaaaagttttcaagatCTATTTCTGGTTCTTTAAAACCAGATGCAGTCAGTGGAGAAATCGTCAAAAATGGAAATGGTCAACAGCAAGACAAAAATTTCTCAAGATCAACTTCTTATTCGTCAAGACAAAAAGCACTCAGtaaagaaataattgaaaacggAAATGGTCAacagcaagaaaaaaagttttcaagatCTATTTCTGGTTCTTTAAAACCAGAAGCAGTCAGTGGAGAAATGGTCGAAATCGGAAATGGTCAacagcaagaaaaaaagttctcAAGATCTTTTTCTGGTTCTTTAAGACCAGAAGCAGTCAGTGAAGAAATGGTTGAAAACGGAAATGGTCAACAGCaagacaaaaaattttcaagatcAACTTCTTATTCATCAAGACAAAAAGCATTTAGTGAGGAAATGATCGTGAACCAGAATGGTCAacagcaagaaaaaaagttctcAAGGTCTATTTCTGATTCTTTAAAACCAGAAGCAGTCGGTGGAGAAATGTTCGAAATCGGAAATGGTCAACAGCAAGAAAGAAAGTTCTCAAGATCAACTTCCAATTCATCAAGACAAAGAGCACTCAGTGAAGAAACGGTCGAGAAACAAAATAGCCGACATCTGACTGAGGAAGTTGTTAAATTCCCTTCTGTGTCCATGGAACAAGAAGAAGCcagcaaaaaaatttccgaaaaCATGAGTGGTCGACAACAGCGAACAAAATCTTCAAAATCCTCTTCTGGttcattaaaacaaaaaacaatcggtgaaacggaggaaaaaaaattcgacatgCAACCGAGcgacaaaaaattttcaagagtAATAGGTTTGCAAAACCTATTCAGTAGAAATTCTCGAAAATCTTATTGCCGTAAATTTTGTGGATGTGAACATCCTAGCATCCTCGAAGAGGAAAGCAACAATCATGGTGGTGACGAGAAAACACCCGTACGAATATTAATTGCTGTGGTTAATCAGCCTATCCTTGAAAATTACACTTCTCAGTTACATAGAGAGCAATCGGAAAAAAAGCCTTCAAGATTGACTTCTAGTTCAGGAGAACAACAAGCGGTCAGTGAAAGAACAAATTCCATCTTCCAGCGATCTATGAGCAAAGCCATGACTATGGTGAAAATAATGGGAACTGATAACGCAAGAAGTATCTCtcgtgaggaaaaaaatgaagaaccgATTCTTGCGGAAAGAAAgctcaatgaaaatgataatgattCAACGAGCtcgagaaaagaaagaaacattGACGGTTCTACGGAGATGCGGCCATCGTTGATCGCACCTCGTGGAAGTCCAACGATTGCGAGGCCACCGGAAACTTCCGGTTCCACAGCTGACCAATCCTCGTTAGTCctcaaaaaaataggaaaagttCCGTGGCATGACACTAAGGAAAGTCGATCCAAAACAAAATTGGCTATAGCCTTAACGCGCAAAAGACATTCAGCAGGAACGAAAAGGTGGCCGCAGAAGGTTCGATCGAGCGAACATGATACGGAGTCAAAAGAGGATCAATCCGATTACGAAACATCGAAACAACGCACCTCATCCGGACTTCTTAAAAGTACAGAAGACTTGACAGAAAGAGATCCTGACGCAGAAGGAGGCGAACCAGAAGCGGAAGAAACAGAAGCAGAAGAAGCGGAAGCAGAAGAAACAGAAGCGGAAGCAGAAGCAACAGAAGCGGAAGCAGAAGAAACAGAAGCAGAAGAAACAGAAGCAGAAGAACCACAAGCAGAAGAAACGGAAGCAGAAGAACCACAagcagaagaaacagaaacaGAAGAACCACAAACAGAAGAAATAGAAGCAGAAGAACCACAAGCAGAAGAACCACAAGCAGAAGAACCACAAGCAGAAGAAACAGAAGCAGAAGAATCACTAACAGAAGCTCCAAAAGCAGAAGAACTAAAAACAGAAAAACCAAAATCAGAAGAACCAAAAGCAGAAGAACCAAAAGCAGAAGAACCAAAAGCAGAAGAACCAAAAGCAGAAGAACCAAAAGCAGAAGAACCAAAAGCAGAAGAACCAAAAGCAGAAGAACCAAAAGCACCAGAACCAAAAGCAGAAGAACCAAAAGCACCAGAACCAAAAGCAGAAGAACCAAGAGCACCAGAACCAAAAGCAGAAAAACCAAAAGCAGAAGAACCAAAGCTTCCCACTGAATATAAAAGTGCTACGACCGTGCGCCCCAAGATGGAAGAAAATTTCTACCCACAGGGCGGTTTTCGACAGCAAATTTATAATTGCTGTTGTTCAAGAGAGTGTGGAACATCATACCAGATGATGTCGCCAGACTGTCCCTCGCCTTCAAAGATTCAATCATTCCCCACGCCTCAAACCCACACAGTTTGCAACGGAGAAAGACAAAAATCAATGATCTGCGTTTACTGCGACAATTCACGACGAAATTGCGTCTGCAGCGTCCCCATTCGGAAGTGTTCCCAATGTGGCTTTGCAACTGTTAGTAAAGAAAATCTAGCATTTTCCGTAAGCACGTGGAAACCCAGACGAAATGTTGCACAATGTTTTTCAAGGTCACCCGAAATCGTCAATGACTTTTCATGCCAAAATTCCTCTTGTTGGGAAAATCCCCAACCGTGCGGGATGAGCGCACTTCCTTACCAAAATACCAAAGTCTTTTCCATTGTTTTGGACGAACTTGAACAGAAAATCAACGGTCGGGGATACTGCAACGTTTGCAAAAAAGCTCCGTGTCGATGTCCCTGCGACGTGAGACCCTGTCTGAGgtgattttttcatatttttcaattaacctTTCTTCGTGGTCGCCTCCGAGACTCATTTGATCtcaattgatgatttttttccagtaaACTTTGTAATTGCAAATTCAATATTGACCCCGAAATTTAACAGGACAATCTCGGAACACCATAGTTGCGAACGGTCTCGAGAAAAGTCACGACAAAGATTGAGAAGCCGTTCACCGATCTGTGGACGAGTCTCGAAGAGGATCGCTAGCCGACGAAGGAGTGCGAGAGAATCGAGacgcgtgaaaatttgtggcaGGTGTGAAAGCTCCCCTTGTCGATGCGGCAAAACTCGTAAATCATCGGAAAATAATCGACGGTCACAGTTTTGTCGCTGCTCAAGATCGCCCTGCATGTAAGTCATTAAATCGAGACAATGATTCTCCAAAATATACCAATTCGTGCTCCACGAAATGTTACTAAATCAATAGAAATCCGCGAAAACGTACTTTGCCATGAAACCcatgaaattttccaatttttaaagtttagtTCGG
It includes:
- the LOC122415914 gene encoding trichohyalin-like isoform X1; this translates as MGKTKTARQAKRSRCYETDQRQMTGNVNIYICSEANNKTNDSETRPQQGNPCVEDYETETNSFGQCRTESDRSSDSMYDSLEMSSNPAQCSDDIDYHRGNELLCCRGTDDELTSTDSPTLCSSNGYCYGNNKTRKLDFLRPINGKCLGLENRYYKNCNRNQNRFIARNENWSCRNKMAQPQQICCCHKYNRSPDRNYKTWPERPCQQESGVNRCSRVTEETEKTVHADDNEVEENMDINGDQFTDEGLICQEKEKHVEDESLRSDCSSLKQDPAGEDMVENDNCRPRQKKCSRSDSGSSQEEAVSGEMVENENGQQEENNFSRSESGSLKEEAVSREMDEKQNCPQLTEEVVRDSRSESGSLKLEAGSREMVEKQNCPELTEEVVEISFAPIEQEKYSDKNSENEINQQERKKTSRSVSRSLKQESADEKMVENDKEQGWRKRLSRSIFGFLKQKTASEEMPENQNGQQQEKKFSRSISGFLKPKVVSGEMVENGNGQQQEKKFSRLFSGSSKQEAVSAGMVENGNGQQEEKKFSRSTSYSSRQKALSEEMIENQNGRQQEKQFSRSISDSLKPEAVSREMVVNGNGQRQEKKSSRSVCSCPKQEVVSGEKVDNRNGQHEEKKFSRSTSYSSRQKALSEEMIENQNGRQQEKKFSRSISDSLKPEAVSGEMVENGNGQQQKKKSSRSVSGSSKQGAVSQELVANNNGRQHGKKSSRSASGSSKQEAFSGETVENVNGRQQEKKFSRSISGSLKPETVSGEMVENGNGQQQEKKFSRSVSGSSKREAVSQEMVENNNERQQRKKSSRTASGSSKQEAGSGEMVENGNSQQQEKKFSRSISGSLKPEAVNAGMVENGNGQQQEKKFSRSVSGSSKREAVSQEMVENNNERQQRKKSSRSASGSSKQEAGSGEMVENGNSQQQEKKFSRSISGSLKPEAVNAGMVENGNGQQQEKKFSRSTSYSSRQKAVSEEMVEIGNGQQQEKKFSRSISGYLKPKAVHGDMVENGNGQQHEKKFSRSTSNSSRQNGVSAGMVENGNGQQQDKKFSRSTSNSSRQNAVGAGMVENGNGQQQEKKFSRSTSYSSRQKALSEEMVEIGNGQQQEKKFSRSISGYLKPEAVHGDMVENGNGQQQEKKFSRSTSNSSRQKAVSAGMVEIGNDQQQEKKFSTSTSNSSRQKAVGAGMVENGNGQQQEKKFSRSTSYSSRQKALSEEMVEIGNGQQQEKKFSRSISSSLRPEAVSEKMVENGNGQQQEKKFSSSTSYSSRQKALSEEMVEIGNGQQQEKKFPRSISGYLKPEAVHGDMVENGNGQQQEKKFSRSFSGSLRPEAVSKEMVENGNGQQQDKKFSRSTSYSSRQKALSEEMIENQNGRQQEKQFSRSISDSLKPEAVSREMVENGNGQQQEKKFSRSTSYSSRQKALSKEIIGNGNGQHQDKKFSRSTSYSSRQKALSEEMVEIGNGQQQEKKFPRSISGYLKPEAVHGDMVENGNGQQQEKKFSRSFSGSLRPEAVSKEMVENGNGQQQDKKFSRSTSYSSRQKALSEEMIENQNGRQQEKKFSRSISGSLKPDAVSGEIVKNGNGQQQDKNFSRSTSYSSRQKALSKEIIENGNGQQQEKKFSRSISGSLKPEAVSGEMVEIGNGQQQEKKFSRSFSGSLRPEAVSEEMVENGNGQQQDKKFSRSTSYSSRQKAFSEEMIVNQNGQQQEKKFSRSISDSLKPEAVGGEMFEIGNGQQQERKFSRSTSNSSRQRALSEETVEKQNSRHLTEEVVKFPSVSMEQEEASKKISENMSGRQQRTKSSKSSSGSLKQKTIGETEEKKFDMQPSDKKFSRVIGLQNLFSRNSRKSYCRKFCGCEHPSILEEESNNHGGDEKTPVRILIAVVNQPILENYTSQLHREQSEKKPSRLTSSSGEQQAVSERTNSIFQRSMSKAMTMVKIMGTDNARSISREEKNEEPILAERKLNENDNDSTSSRKERNIDGSTEMRPSLIAPRGSPTIARPPETSGSTADQSSLVLKKIGKVPWHDTKESRSKTKLAIALTRKRHSAGTKRWPQKVRSSEHDTESKEDQSDYETSKQRTSSGLLKSTEDLTERDPDAEGGEPEAEETEAEEAEAEETEAEAEATEAEAEETEAEETEAEEPQAEETEAEEPQAEETETEEPQTEEIEAEEPQAEEPQAEEPQAEETEAEESLTEAPKAEELKTEKPKSEEPKAEEPKAEEPKAEEPKAEEPKAEEPKAEEPKAEEPKAPEPKAEEPKAPEPKAEEPRAPEPKAEKPKAEEPKLPTEYKSATTVRPKMEENFYPQGGFRQQIYNCCCSRECGTSYQMMSPDCPSPSKIQSFPTPQTHTVCNGERQKSMICVYCDNSRRNCVCSVPIRKCSQCGFATVSKENLAFSVSTWKPRRNVAQCFSRSPEIVNDFSCQNSSCWENPQPCGMSALPYQNTKVFSIVLDELEQKINGRGYCNVCKKAPCRCPCDVRPCLRTISEHHSCERSREKSRQRLRSRSPICGRVSKRIASRRRSARESRRVKICGRCESSPCRCGKTRKSSENNRRSQFCRCSRSPCICRSVNEVRNSRPFRRCDSSNRGRKDRSREKKNKRRIYGEDNVYGATGSSRFVSSPESHRRSRKSCYLPNRNAGRSKPSERFR